Proteins co-encoded in one Schistocerca cancellata isolate TAMUIC-IGC-003103 chromosome 5, iqSchCanc2.1, whole genome shotgun sequence genomic window:
- the LOC126188154 gene encoding serine/arginine-rich splicing factor 4-like isoform X1, with the protein MSRYSSDSNSSRGEDHYRKKKKSNRSGGRSRSCSYSSSDSSYSKRHSRKHKKGKHHHSHSRDHYGKRMLNDQSHSKNRTHSRRSRERSRSLSRERSHDRIISRSKKKVKRHSRSRSPSKSRHRYRSYSRSLSKDKSRSRSRSVQRSLSQSSRDSQLYTKIKTEKQDRKENSEVNEGQKENGKSLKEQIAESAEKILGITVTGITSLGPSQSVLDKLNSPGFEQRSFVSTKSAGRIADKALEVEVEAPAPPLLTNDDDPKSIFHSRLFSDQQRMEKWIKKLFHLRQKAVNGEPII; encoded by the exons ATGAGCAGATATTCAAGCGACTCAAACTCTAGTCGAGGAGAAGATCATTATCGGAAGAAAAAAAAGTCAAATAGAAGTGGAGGAAG GTCAAGAAGCTGTTCATACTCCAGCAGTGACAGTAGTTATTCTAAACGGCACTCACGAAAGCACAAGAAGGGAAAACATCACCACTCTCATAGTAGGGACCATTATGGCAAAAG AATGCTCAATGACCAGTCACACTCAAAAAATAGGACCCACAGCAGGCGATCCAGAGAGAGATCGAGGTCACTATCGAGAGAGAGATCACACGACCGTATAATATCCAGATCTAAAAAGAAGGTTAAAAGGCATTCTAGGTCCCGATCTCCGTCCAAGTCCAGACACAGATACAGATCTTACTCGAGATCACTATCGAAAGACAAATCGAGATCACGTTCACGTTCCGTACAGAGATCTCTGTCACAGAGTTCGAGAGACTCCCAGCTGTATACTAAAATTAAGACAGAGAAACAAGATCGAAAAGAAAACAGTGAAGTTAATGAAGGacagaaagaaaatggaaaaagtttGAAAGAGCAAATTGCAGAAAGTGCAGAAAAGATTCTCGGGATTACTG TTACAGGAATCACTTCTCTGGGACCATCACAAAGTGTTTTGGACAAATTGAATAGTCCTGGATTTGAGCAGAGATCATTTGTATCAACGAAATCTGCTGGGAGAATAGCGGATAAAGCACTGGAAGTTGAAGTAGAAGCACCTGCTCCGCCACTGTTAACAAATGATGATGATCCAAAAAGTATATTTCACTCAAGA
- the LOC126188154 gene encoding serine/arginine-rich splicing factor 4-like isoform X2 encodes MSRYSSDSNSSRGEDHYRKKKKSNRSGGRSRSCSYSSSDSSYSKRHSRKHKKGKHHHSHSRDHYGKRMLNDQSHSKNRTHSRRSRERSRSLSRERSHDRIISRSKKKVKRHSRSRSPSKSRHRYRSYSRSLSKDKSRSRSRSVQRSLSQSSRDSQLYTKIKTEKQDRKENSEVNEGQKENGKSLKEQIAESAEKILGITGITSLGPSQSVLDKLNSPGFEQRSFVSTKSAGRIADKALEVEVEAPAPPLLTNDDDPKSIFHSRLFSDQQRMEKWIKKLFHLRQKAVNGEPII; translated from the exons ATGAGCAGATATTCAAGCGACTCAAACTCTAGTCGAGGAGAAGATCATTATCGGAAGAAAAAAAAGTCAAATAGAAGTGGAGGAAG GTCAAGAAGCTGTTCATACTCCAGCAGTGACAGTAGTTATTCTAAACGGCACTCACGAAAGCACAAGAAGGGAAAACATCACCACTCTCATAGTAGGGACCATTATGGCAAAAG AATGCTCAATGACCAGTCACACTCAAAAAATAGGACCCACAGCAGGCGATCCAGAGAGAGATCGAGGTCACTATCGAGAGAGAGATCACACGACCGTATAATATCCAGATCTAAAAAGAAGGTTAAAAGGCATTCTAGGTCCCGATCTCCGTCCAAGTCCAGACACAGATACAGATCTTACTCGAGATCACTATCGAAAGACAAATCGAGATCACGTTCACGTTCCGTACAGAGATCTCTGTCACAGAGTTCGAGAGACTCCCAGCTGTATACTAAAATTAAGACAGAGAAACAAGATCGAAAAGAAAACAGTGAAGTTAATGAAGGacagaaagaaaatggaaaaagtttGAAAGAGCAAATTGCAGAAAGTGCAGAAAAGATTCTCGGGATTACTG GAATCACTTCTCTGGGACCATCACAAAGTGTTTTGGACAAATTGAATAGTCCTGGATTTGAGCAGAGATCATTTGTATCAACGAAATCTGCTGGGAGAATAGCGGATAAAGCACTGGAAGTTGAAGTAGAAGCACCTGCTCCGCCACTGTTAACAAATGATGATGATCCAAAAAGTATATTTCACTCAAGA